Sequence from the Nitrospinaceae bacterium genome:
GGATAGATAATAATCCTTCTGGCCTGACCAGTGGAATTGTTGCGTGTCGCAGGGCGGGTGGATGATAATCGCGTCCTTGCGTAAAAAATTTTTAATTCTTTTTTGAATGTTCGCCGAATTGGCAACGATCACGTCCATCTTATGGATGGCGGATTCATACAAAGGCTGAAAGAATAAATTAAAGGCCTTGTGGTTGAGTCTTTGGGGGGTAGATAGGGAAGAGAGCCGGTATTCTTTGAGATCGTACAGAGAGCGGGGAGGAGTGTGGCAATAAAAAATATTTTTGCCTTGGGGATGATTGTTGACAGCAAGCGGGGCGTCCTGGCCGCTGTATATCACGGTCTGGTAATTTTTCAGGAATCCGGTTTTCTGTCGAAATCCGTAATAGCGTTTGACACTGCGCCATCCCCACAATTTAGACTGAACATCAAGATCAATACATTTTCCCGGCAATTTGCCGAGGTCGTAACCTTGTCCGGATTGAGCGCCAAAAGCCAGGTCGAGATTCAAACCCAGACACAGGGTATGGACCAGCCGCTCACCGCCTCCTTTGAATACGAAGGAATCATGCACGACAATGCCCTTATTAAGATTCACCTTTTAAGCGTCCCCTCTTCCAATACCAGAAACAGATTCCCGATCCCATGAAAGCCAATAAAAAAGCTTCCGTGGCAATGGTTCCAAAAGCCGCTCCCCTGGCGC
This genomic interval carries:
- a CDS encoding mannosyltransferase, encoding MNLNKGIVVHDSFVFKGGGERLVHTLCLGLNLDLAFGAQSGQGYDLGKLPGKCIDLDVQSKLWGWRSVKRYYGFRQKTGFLKNYQTVIYSGQDAPLAVNNHPQGKNIFYCHTPPRSLYDLKEYRLSSLSTPQRLNHKAFNLFFQPLYESAIHKMDVIVANSANIQKRIKNFLRKDAIIIHPPCDTQQFHWSGQKDYYLSFARLDPLKRVDILVQAFTQMPDKRLIIASTGPELENLKKLADGKKNITFAGAVDDDQLKDLVGNAIATLYIPRDEDFGISPVESMAAGKPVLGVAEGGLLETIIPGETGILVRADPSPEDIIDAVQNLTPKRALLMRRVCEQQAANFSKDIFLEKMSALIDER